In Apium graveolens cultivar Ventura chromosome 10, ASM990537v1, whole genome shotgun sequence, the following are encoded in one genomic region:
- the LOC141690583 gene encoding uncharacterized protein LOC141690583 produces the protein MIPRADPNELIPLGDPDDPNPPFTEEIMNAHVSRKFKMPTIKAYDGTGDPSNHVRMFSNSILLKPVNDTIKCRAFSQTSSGMGQSWYSLLPPNSSGSFRDMRQASIKQFISGIVHERSLASHISLVQGEKEFLRDYLNRFKKAPLKVPDLDDKVAMIALQQGATDEFFKMYLSKCPPNSILQFQDRARKYIKLEESMKKAVANNEHVGKYKEKDTYARDKYPQTGRNCDSTSKKN, from the coding sequence TAAtacccctaggagatcctgatgatccaaacccTCCATTCACTGAAGAGATCATGAACGCTCACgtctcaaggaagtttaagatgcccaccatcaaggCGTATGATGGTACTGGAGACCCATCTAATCATGTTAGGATGTTCTCTAACTCCATATTGCTAAAGCCCGTGAATGACACTATCAAGTGTCGGGCCTTTTCCCAAACCTCGTCGGGTATGGGTCAAAGTTGGTATAGCCTTCTACCTCCCAATTCAAGTGGATCCTTCAGAGATATGCGCCAGGCTTCCATCAAGCAATTTATTAGTGGCATAGTTCACGAGAGGAGCTTGGCTTCTCACATTAGTCTTGTCCAAGGAGAAAAGGAGTTCCTTAGAGACTACCTGAACCGGTTCAAAAAAGCGCCCCTGAaggtcccagatcttgatgacaaggtagctatgatagccctaCAACAAGGGGCTACAGATGAATTCTTTAAGATGTACTTGTCCAAATGCCCTCCTAATAGCATATTGCAGTTCCAGGATAGGGCCAGAAAATATATCAAGTTGGAGGAGAGTATGAAGAAGGCGGTGGCGAATAATGAACATGtaggaaaatacaaagaaaaagATACATATGCTAGGGACAAGTATCCTCAAACTGGAAGGAATTGTGACTCCACTTCTAAGAAGAATTAA